The nucleotide window ACTTTCCGGTCATGTTGGTGGAGCGAATGCGTTAACGGAGCAAATTGCTGAACTAACAGGTGGCGCAGCAGTTATTACAACCGCAACCGATCGGGCCAATGTGGCGGCGATTGATAATATCGCTAAACAATTAGACGGTTACTTGCCCGATTTTAAAGCAACAACGAAGCGTATCAATGGCTTACTAGCAGCAGGAAAAGAAGTCGGTTTGCACGTAGATGAACCGTTTGAAGTTGATACGCGAGGTTTTACTTACAAAGAAGTGAGTCCGCAAATTTTCATATCAACTAAAAATAATTTACCAACCGCAAAACTAGAACGAATCCAGCTAGTACCAAGACAATTTATTCTTGGAGTCGGTTGCAGAAAAGGTATTTCGGTGGAAACAATTGATGCCGCCTTTAGACATTTTTGTGAACAAGAAAACATACACCCACGAGCATTTCGTGCGATTCATAGCATTACACTCAAAGCCGAAGAACCAGCAATTCTACATTTAGCGGAAAAATGGGGCATTGAGTTTATCGTCCATTCAGCGGAAGAATTGCAAACAGTGGCTGAAAAATACCCAACATCCGCATTCGTTCAAAAAACCGTGCAAGTAGGAAATGTCGCCTTATCAGCAGCTGATATTGGCAGTAATGGAAACGTGATTACAAGCCGATTTGCCGAAAATGGTGTGACATTCGCAGCTGGAAAACTAACTAAAAATAGTGAGGTGGCAAAATGATTTATGTAATCGGAATTGGCCCAGGAGATAAACGATTAATGACAGGTGAAGCGCTGCAAGCAATAGAAGATGCAGACGTTATCGTTGGTTATGTCACCTATATCAAACTAATCAAAGAGCTAATTAAAGATAAAGAAGTAGTGAAAACGGGCATGCGACGCGAAATCGACCGCTGCCAAGAAGCCGTAAATATCGCATTAATAGGCAAAAAAGTGGCTGTCGTTTCCAGTGGTGATGCTGGGATTTATGGCATGGCTGGCTTAGTTTTAGAACTAGCTGAAAAAAGCGACCCCAATTTAGAAGTTAAAGTAATCCCAGGAATTACCGCGAGTATTGGAGCTGCTGCAGTTCTTGGCGCACCAATCATGCACGATTTTTGCCATATTAGTTTAAGTGATTTAATGACACCGTGGGAAGTAATCGAAAAACGTTTAACTCATGCCGCGATGGCCGACTTTGTTGTTTGTTTTTACAATCCAAGAAGTAAAGGCCGCGCCAACCATTTAGCGAACGCTTTTCAAAAGATGATGGAGCACAAATCAGGAGATACGGTTGTTGGTATCGTCAAAGATGTTGGTCGAAAAGAAGAGCGGAAAATCATTACTACGATGCAAGATATCGACTATGAGTTAGTGGATATGACAACGATGGTCATTGTAGGAAATAAAGAAACATACGTAAAAAATGGCAAAATGATTACACCTCGAGGCTACTCACTATGATTTTCGTGCTCGGAGGAACTTCGGATAGCTTGTTAATTAGCGACTGGCTAACTGAAACAAAACTTGCCTTTATTCTTTCAGTCGCAACAGATTACGGGGAAACATTGGCCAAGCAGCACGCCGAAACTGTATTTTGTGGCAGATTATCGAAAGAAGAAATGCTCGAGAAATGGCACGCTAAAAATGTTGACCTCGTTATTGATGCAACCCATCCATTTGCGACAATCGTTTCTGAAACAGCGATGGAGGCTTGTAAGGAAGCGAACATTCCTTATGTTCGGTTCGAACGCACGAGCGAACAAACAGATAATACGTATTTGGTAGCGGATATCAATGAAGCATGTACAGTAGCGGCTAAACTTGGTCAGCGGATTTTCCTGACAACCGGCAGCAAAAATTTACCCGAATTTGTGGCTGGCTTGAAGGAGAAGCACATTATCGCGCGCATTTTGCCAGTGTCGGATGTCATTCGTTCAGCAGAAGAACTAGGACTCGTTGCCGACCAAATCATCGGCATGAAAGGACCATTCACGAAAGAAGCGAACCGAACACAGCTAGAAATGACTGGGGCTGATGTGTTAATAACTAAAGAAAGTGGCAAACAAGGCGGCTTTCAAGAAAAACTTACAGCAGCTGCAGAACTAAATATTCCTGTCATTGTCATTCGCCGCAAAAAATTAAATTATCCAATCGAAATAAATCATATAACAGAACTACCAGAAATTTTAACACAATTGGAGGTCTACTAATGGGAAAAGTCATGTTAATTGGCGCAGGTCCAGGAGATGCACAACTACTAACTGTAAAAGGATTAGCCGCACTTCAAAAGGCAGATGTTATTGTATACGACCGTCTCGTTGAACCGGCGATGCTCCAAGAACGAAAAGCTAGCTGTAAACTAATTTATGTGGGAAAAGAACCTTTACATCATCCAATTCCCCAAGATGAAATCGAGCAAATTCTTGTAAGAGAAGCCGCAACGAATGAACTAGTTGTACGTTTAAAAGCAGGCGATCCTTATGTGTTTGGGCGCGGCGGGGAAGAAGGAGAGACGCTTTATAAAGCAGGAATTCCGTTTGAAGTTATTCCGGGAATCACATCTGCAATTGGCGGACTTGCTTACGCGGGAATTCCAGTGACACATCGTGATTTTGCTTCAAGTTTTCACGTGATTACTGGTCATTTGAAAAAAGGACGCGACCCGCTAGATTGGGAAGCACTTGCGCGACTTGAAGGAACGCTCGTTTTCCTGATGGGAATGACAAATTTGCCTAATATTTGCGCGAATCTACTTGGAAATGGTCGTAAAGCAGAAACGGGTGTTGCGATTGTACAATGGGCATCGCGCGGCAAACAATTAACGGTTACGGGAAACTTACAAACAATCGAGCAAAAAGTAGCAGAATCCGGTATTTCCTCCCCAGCGCTTATCGTGGTTGGCGATGTGGTGAGCTTACGGCCGCAGCTGAACTTTTTTGAAGAAATGCCTCTTTTCCATACAAAAGTATTACTTCCAAGAGCACGTGCTGGAAAAAGTATGCTCGCGGAACAAATTCGCGATTTAGGCGGAGAAGTAACGATGTATCCAAATATTCAAGTCTTGGATGTTGCACCAACGAAAACAAAAGCAGAACTTGCTGAAGTAAGCGAACTTCTTTTCACATCCAAAGAAGCTGTAGAACGATTTTTCGGCTATTTAACAGCACTAGATTTAGATATTCGCTCTTTAAAAAATACCCATCTTACAGCAATCGGCAAGCAAACAAAAGAAGCATTTAGCGAAAAAGGAATTATCCCAGATAGCTTCATTAAAAGACGGAGCACGGAATTGATTTTAGAGCATCTAGCGCGATTCCAAAACAATGCGAGCAACTTGATTATCGGGAGCGTGGTTGATACAGCGGAAGTTAGCGCGATTTTATCCGAAGTGGAAGCACTCGAAATGATGCCGCTATACGATATGCGCCCAGTGACCGAGCGCCCATTTGATCTCGAAAGCTTTGAACAAGTGTGCTTCTCTAGCTCGCGTTCCGTCCAAAATTTACTTGATGTTTTAACAGCTGAAGAAAAAGCCATTTTACAAACGAAAACAATCCTTTCCATTGGAAGATTCACAAGCGCAACCTTGCAATCATTCGGCATTAACGATTTTACAGAAGCCGAAAGTGCCACACCTGAGAGCTTAATCGAACTAATCCAAAAAACAAAATTAGAAGGAGTACCACAATGAAAAAAGCCATTTTAGTCGTTAGTTTTGGTACTAGTTATCCAGAAACAAGAGAAAAAACCATTGAAGCATGCGAAAAACGTGTAGCTCAAGAATTTCCTGACTACACGGTATTCCGCGCCTTTACATCTAATAAAATTATTAAAAAACTAAAAACACGTGACAACATGCATATCAACACGCCAAGTCAAGCGTTAAACCAACTAAAAGAATTAGGCTATAAGGAAGTCATTATTCAATCACTACATATTATTAGCGGTGGTGAATTTGAAAAAATCACGGCCCAAGTGGAAAGATTTAAACCGGATTTTGATTCCATCATCGTTAGCCAACCACTGCTTGATTCTAAGGAAGATTACGAAAAAGCCATCGAAGCTATCCGCCATCAAATGCCTCCTTTGAAAGAACAAGAAGCATTAATCCTTATGGGGCATGGCTCAAAACACCATGCATTCAGCGCCTATGCTTGCCTTGACCATATGCTTTTAAACGAACCAATCTATCTTTGTGCAGTAGAAAGTTATCCCGGTCTGGATCAAGTGATTGAACGATTGCAACAAGCAGAAATCAAAAAAGCACATTTAATGCCATTTATGCTTGTAGCAGGCGATCATGCCACCAACGATATGGCCTCTGATGACGATGATTCTTGGAAAAGTACGTTAGAACAAGCTGGCATAAAAACCGAATGTCATTTGCAAGGATTAGGCGAGAACGAATTCATCCAAGCCCAATTTATCGACCACATCCACACGGCAATAGAAAGGGTGAAAGCACGTGGCTAAATTTTACGGCATTGGCACAGGCCCCGGTGACAGCAAACTAGTCACAATGGAAGCGGCAGAACGACTTGGGAAATTAGCCATTCTCTACACTCCCCAACCGAAAAAAGGTGGCGAAAGCTTAGCTAAGAAAATCGTCAGCCCATATTTAAAAGATACGCTAATCATCAAAGAACGCCATTTTCCAATGAGTTACAACAAAGAAGAAAAGATGCTGGCATGGAAAGAAATTGCGGAAGAAATCAAAATAGACGTTCAAAACGGAAACGATGTTGGTTTCATCACACTAGGCGACCCAATGGTTTACAGCACATATAGCTATTTACTAGAACTGTTAAAAGGCGAAATTGAAACAGTTACGCTAGCGGGTATTTCTTCCTTTTCGAATATCGCTTCCAAAATTGAATTACCACTCGTGATGGACGAGGAAAGTTTTGCCGTTATCCCGGTCACAGCAGGCGCTGAAAAAATCGAACAAGCGCTCATGTTGTTTGATACCGTTGTCTTCATGAAAGCAGCAAGCAATTTACCCCTTCTTACGACATTACTAAAAAAACTGAATTTGCTTGATGCAGCAGTTGTAGTAAGCGACGTTGCCATGGCGACAGAAAAAATCACATACGGCATGCAAAACATAAATCCAGAAGGAAAAATGTCATACTTTACCACGATTATCGTGAAAAAAAGAAGGGAGCAATACAAATGAAAAAATTATGGAAGTTTCTACCATTTGTTTTAATCGGCGTAATTTACTTTACTTTAACCAATCCAGAATCCGCACACGCAATGCATATTATGGAGGGTTTTTTACCAGTAAAATGGGCAGTTTTTTGGCTTATTGTTTTCATTCCATTTCTTGTACTTGGTTTAATGCGTATTCGTAAATTAATTGCTCTAGATAAAAATAATAAATTACTATTAGCATTATG belongs to Listeria swaminathanii and includes:
- the cbiG gene encoding cobalt-precorrin 5A hydrolase encodes the protein MSTDKIAIIAVTERGRDLAITLAETVAATIFVPEKHHNAHTQILTPNFGTGLRTIFTEYQALICIMATGIAVRTLAPVIEDKLSDPAVLVMDEYGQFIISLLSGHVGGANALTEQIAELTGGAAVITTATDRANVAAIDNIAKQLDGYLPDFKATTKRINGLLAAGKEVGLHVDEPFEVDTRGFTYKEVSPQIFISTKNNLPTAKLERIQLVPRQFILGVGCRKGISVETIDAAFRHFCEQENIHPRAFRAIHSITLKAEEPAILHLAEKWGIEFIVHSAEELQTVAEKYPTSAFVQKTVQVGNVALSAADIGSNGNVITSRFAENGVTFAAGKLTKNSEVAK
- the cobJ gene encoding precorrin-3B C(17)-methyltransferase → MIYVIGIGPGDKRLMTGEALQAIEDADVIVGYVTYIKLIKELIKDKEVVKTGMRREIDRCQEAVNIALIGKKVAVVSSGDAGIYGMAGLVLELAEKSDPNLEVKVIPGITASIGAAAVLGAPIMHDFCHISLSDLMTPWEVIEKRLTHAAMADFVVCFYNPRSKGRANHLANAFQKMMEHKSGDTVVGIVKDVGRKEERKIITTMQDIDYELVDMTTMVIVGNKETYVKNGKMITPRGYSL
- the cobK gene encoding precorrin-6A reductase encodes the protein MIFVLGGTSDSLLISDWLTETKLAFILSVATDYGETLAKQHAETVFCGRLSKEEMLEKWHAKNVDLVIDATHPFATIVSETAMEACKEANIPYVRFERTSEQTDNTYLVADINEACTVAAKLGQRIFLTTGSKNLPEFVAGLKEKHIIARILPVSDVIRSAEELGLVADQIIGMKGPFTKEANRTQLEMTGADVLITKESGKQGGFQEKLTAAAELNIPVIVIRRKKLNYPIEINHITELPEILTQLEVY
- the cobA gene encoding uroporphyrinogen-III C-methyltransferase translates to MGKVMLIGAGPGDAQLLTVKGLAALQKADVIVYDRLVEPAMLQERKASCKLIYVGKEPLHHPIPQDEIEQILVREAATNELVVRLKAGDPYVFGRGGEEGETLYKAGIPFEVIPGITSAIGGLAYAGIPVTHRDFASSFHVITGHLKKGRDPLDWEALARLEGTLVFLMGMTNLPNICANLLGNGRKAETGVAIVQWASRGKQLTVTGNLQTIEQKVAESGISSPALIVVGDVVSLRPQLNFFEEMPLFHTKVLLPRARAGKSMLAEQIRDLGGEVTMYPNIQVLDVAPTKTKAELAEVSELLFTSKEAVERFFGYLTALDLDIRSLKNTHLTAIGKQTKEAFSEKGIIPDSFIKRRSTELILEHLARFQNNASNLIIGSVVDTAEVSAILSEVEALEMMPLYDMRPVTERPFDLESFEQVCFSSSRSVQNLLDVLTAEEKAILQTKTILSIGRFTSATLQSFGINDFTEAESATPESLIELIQKTKLEGVPQ
- a CDS encoding sirohydrochlorin cobaltochelatase yields the protein MKKAILVVSFGTSYPETREKTIEACEKRVAQEFPDYTVFRAFTSNKIIKKLKTRDNMHINTPSQALNQLKELGYKEVIIQSLHIISGGEFEKITAQVERFKPDFDSIIVSQPLLDSKEDYEKAIEAIRHQMPPLKEQEALILMGHGSKHHAFSAYACLDHMLLNEPIYLCAVESYPGLDQVIERLQQAEIKKAHLMPFMLVAGDHATNDMASDDDDSWKSTLEQAGIKTECHLQGLGENEFIQAQFIDHIHTAIERVKARG
- a CDS encoding cobalt-factor II C(20)-methyltransferase, with the translated sequence MAKFYGIGTGPGDSKLVTMEAAERLGKLAILYTPQPKKGGESLAKKIVSPYLKDTLIIKERHFPMSYNKEEKMLAWKEIAEEIKIDVQNGNDVGFITLGDPMVYSTYSYLLELLKGEIETVTLAGISSFSNIASKIELPLVMDEESFAVIPVTAGAEKIEQALMLFDTVVFMKAASNLPLLTTLLKKLNLLDAAVVVSDVAMATEKITYGMQNINPEGKMSYFTTIIVKKRREQYK